The genomic window AGCTACCGCCGACGGGCCGCCGAGGCGTACTCGGCCCGCTCGTCGGCGATGGCCGGGGTCATCGTGAAGTTCGCCGAGACGATGAACGGGATCCGCCCGGTGCAGGCGTTCCGCCGGGAGCGCGTCAACGACCAGGACTTCGCGGTGCTCAACCACCGCCACGAGCGCACGAACGGCGACGCCCTGCTGGAGATGGCCCGTTACGTCGTCGGGTCCCGGCTGGTCGCCAACACGGCGGTGGCCGGCATGGTGCTGTGGGGCGCCTACCGCGTGGCGTCGGGCACGCTGGCCCTCGGCGTGCTGGCCGCGGCGGTGCTCTATCTGCGCAGGCTCTACGACCCGATCGACCGGCTCGCGATGTTCCTCAACTCCTACCAGTCGGCGGCGGCCTCGCTGGAGAAGATCGCCGGTCTGCTGGCCCAGACGCCCACGGTCCCCGAACCGCTCACCCCGAAGGCGCTGCCGCCCTCGGCCGGTGAGCACCCGGGCCGCGAGGTGACCTTCGACGGAGTGCGGTTCGCGTACCGGACGGGTGGCGAGGTCCTGCCCCGCTTCGCCCTGACGATCCCGGCCGGACAGACCGTGGCGGTGGTCGGTTCGACGGGCGCGGGCAAGTCGACGCTCGCCAAACTGCTGGCGCGCTTCTACGACCCGACGGAGGGCCGGGTGCTGCTCGACGGGACCGATCTGCGCGATCTGGCCACCGACGAACTGCGGCGAGGCGTGGTGATGGTGACCCAGGAGGCGTTCCTGTTCTCCGGGACGATCGCCGAGAACATCGCGATCGGCCGTCCGGACGCGACGCCCGAGGAGATCGAGCACGCGGCCAAGGCGATCGGGGCGCACGACTTCATCAGCGCCCTGCCCGACGGCTACGACACCGACGTACGGAAGCGGGGTGGCCGCATCTCCGCCGGGCAGCGTCAGCTCGTCGGCTTCGCACGGGCGTTGCTGGCGGATCCGGCGGTGCTGATCCTGGACGAGGCGACGAGCTCGCTCGACGTGCCCGGCGAGCGCGCGGTGCAGCGGGCGATGGACACCGTGCTGCACGGGCGCACGGCGGTGGTGATCGCCCACCGCCTGTCGACCGTGGAGATCGCCGACCGGGTCCTGGTGATGGAGCGGGGGTGCGTGGTGGAGGACGGCGCCCCGGCGGACCTCATCGCAGGGACCGGCCGGTTCGCGGGCCTGCACCGTGCGTGGCGCGAGAGCCTGGCGTGACGCGTGTGCCGGGTGTGGTCGCCCTACGGCCGCACCCGGCGTCGACGGCGCCGGCGCTCCGGAGTTCCGTCCGCCGGGACGGCGTCTCCCCCGGTGCCTGCGGCGTCTTCTGAGCGACCGTTCGGGACGGCGCGGAACTGGCCACAGTTCCGCGCCGTCCCGACTCCGTTTCCGCACCTCCTGCGCGCATTCCTGTTCGAACGGCGCGGATTCGAACGAAATCTCAAGTCCTCCCACGTTCCCGGTCCCCTCGGCACTCGGGCGACCCCCATACGGCACCGGTATGACACACAACGAAACGTCCGCTTAACGAACACGGCACTTCCGGCAACGGACGACTTCCGGCCAATTCATTGACACGGTCCTGACACGCACACGTTTCTGCTGGCACTCTTCCCCCGTTCCGCGCACCGCCTGCTCTGCCGGTCGGCTCACCCAGTCGGCCGTGACCCCCCTCGCAGAAGGAGTCCGCGTGAGACCCACGCCCAGCCGTCGTGCCACCGCGACCGGCGCTCTGATAGCCGCAGCAGCACTCCTCGCCGTCGGAATGCAGGGCGGTGCCGCAACGGCCGCCCCCGAAGGCGCGTCCGCGGCCCCGGCCGCCGCTGTGAAGGGCGCCGACCCCGGCGCGCTGCCCGCGAAGCTCTCCCCCGCCCAGCGGGCCGAACTGCTCCGGGAGGCCAACTCCACCAAGGCGGCCACCGCCAAGGAGCTCGGCCTCGGGTCGACGGAGAAGCTCGTGGTACGGGATGTCGTCAAGGACGTCGACGGCACCACCCACACCCGCTACGAGCGCACGCTCGACGGGCTCCCGGTCCTCGGCGGCGACCTCGTCGTGGCCGAGTCCAAGGCGGGGAAGACCGAGGGCGTCACCAAGGCGTCGAAGGCGACCGGAGCGCAGCTGAAGGCCGTCGGCACGGCGGCGGACGTCGCGCCGGCCGCCGCCGAGAAGCAGGCTCTGACCGCGGCCAGGGCG from Streptomyces sp. NBC_01341 includes these protein-coding regions:
- a CDS encoding ABC transporter ATP-binding protein, with translation MTSTTADGPALAGDDLPGEASGRAPGEDDAFEGDSLPAPRGATRALLMSLLGPMRARVVVASLLLLVQQAAVQAGPLLVAYAIDSGVPAFRDHDYGPLAAVGAGYALCSLAAGIMQYAFIRAAARINQDVLLDLRGRIFRHAQALSVDFHERYTSGRLISRSTTDVESLRELLSEGLQELIGVILSFVSISLLLLWLDLGIGAIAVASFAPLYLLVRSYRRRAAEAYSARSSAMAGVIVKFAETMNGIRPVQAFRRERVNDQDFAVLNHRHERTNGDALLEMARYVVGSRLVANTAVAGMVLWGAYRVASGTLALGVLAAAVLYLRRLYDPIDRLAMFLNSYQSAAASLEKIAGLLAQTPTVPEPLTPKALPPSAGEHPGREVTFDGVRFAYRTGGEVLPRFALTIPAGQTVAVVGSTGAGKSTLAKLLARFYDPTEGRVLLDGTDLRDLATDELRRGVVMVTQEAFLFSGTIAENIAIGRPDATPEEIEHAAKAIGAHDFISALPDGYDTDVRKRGGRISAGQRQLVGFARALLADPAVLILDEATSSLDVPGERAVQRAMDTVLHGRTAVVIAHRLSTVEIADRVLVMERGCVVEDGAPADLIAGTGRFAGLHRAWRESLA